The nucleotide sequence GTCGCCGGGCAGGGTGCTCACGGTGACCAGCCGTTCGTGGGCGGCGCGCAGCCGCCGGGTGCGCGCCGCGGTGGGCAGCCCGTCGGGGAGCGCCAGCCACGGGTTGACGGCGGTGGTCAGCGGAGGCTCCGCGGGCGGTGGCTCATGTCCCGGTCATCGTGACTGGTGGTGGCGCTTTCCACCAGAGATCAGGCGGCGGCCGCCTCCTCCGGGACCGGCAGCTGCCAGGGCCGGACGACGACGGCCAGGACGGCGATCGCCAGGACCAGCGCCGTGACGACGACCAGGCCGATCGCCACCGCGTCGTTGCCGAGCAGCCCCACCACGGGCGAGACGAGCGCCCCGACGCCGAACTGGACCGCGCCGAGCAAGGCGGCCGCGCTCCCGGCGGCCTCGCCGTGCCGGGAGAGCGCCAGCGCGGGCGCGTTGGGCAGGGCCAGCCCGCAGGCGAACAGCACCGCCCACAGGGCGCCGGTGACCGCGGGGAGCCCCCCGGTGCGCGTCCCCGCCAGCACGACCAGCGCGGCCCCGGCGAGCGCGCCGGCCACGGTGCCCGCGACCAGCAGCTGCTGCGGGGACCACCGGCGCAGCAGCAGCGGGTTGAGCTGGGTGGCGGCGATCAGCCAGAACGCGCCCGCGCCGAACAGCAGCCCGAACTGCTGCTCGTCCAGGCCGAACTGGCGCTGGTAGACGTAGGTGGACCCGGACACGTAGCTGAACAGCCCGGCCATCGTCAGCCCGGCCACCAGGATCAGCCCGACGTAGGTGCGGTCGCGCAGCAGGCCGCGGTAGACCCGCAGGGTGCCGCGCACGCCGCTGCTGCGCCGCCGCTCGGGCGGCAGCGTCTCGCGCATGGTCGCCCAGCCGACCACGAGCATGAGCACCCCGTAGCCGGCGAGGAAGGCGAAGACACCGCGCCAGGTGGTGAACCGGAGGATCTCGCCACCGATCGTGGGGGCGAGCACGGGAGCCGCGCCGAGCACGAGGAACAGCCGGGAGAGCATCGTCGCCGCGGCCCGGCCGTCGTACAGGTCGCGCACCACCGCGAGGGCGATCACCGCGCCCGAGGCGGCGCCGATGCCCTGCAGCAGGCGCAACCCGCCGAGGACGGCGATGTTCGGGGCGACCAGCACGAGCAGGGAGGCCAGGACGTGCAGCGCGGTGCCGGCCAGCAGCGGCCGCCGGCGGCCGAACGCGTCCGACAGCGGGCCGATCACCAGCTGGCCGAGCGCCAGGCCGATCAGGGTGCCGGTGAGGGTCAGCTGCACGGTGGCCGAGGTGGTCATCAGGTCCCGGCCGATGGCGGGCAGCGCCGGCAGGTACATGTCGATGGTCAGCGGGCCGATGGCGACGAAGGCGCCGAGGGTCAGCGCGGTGCGCGCGGCGCCGGGCCGCGGGATCGGGGCGGTTGCCGGCGTCGCCGGCACGGCAGCGTCCGGGGTGCCGGCGTCCTGGGTGGCGGTCATGGTCATCCCGTCGATCGATGTGGAGCGGGACCCACGCTGGTCGAACCGCAGTACGGCGACGACAAGGCGCCGGACGGCGCGGGCATTCCGCGTCCCGGCGGGTCCGGTGCCGTCAGCGCGGCGGGCGCGCCGGCAGCAGGGCCCGGGGGTCGCGGGCGCGGGCCGCGCCGGTCCAGAGGCCGGCCCCGTACGCGAGGTCGTCCAGCCGCCGGGCCAGCCCGTGACGGACCGGTCCGATCCGGCCCCGGTGCGGCCACCAGGCGGCCAGCGCATCGGCCAGGGCGGCGGCCGGCACGACCCGCCGCGCGCGGCGGGAGACGACGGCGGCCGCGATGGCGACCGGCCAGTGGTGGCGGGTGACCGCGCGGGCGAGCGACTGCCCCGACGCGGCCAGGCCGCGCGCCACCAGGGCTGCGGCGAGCGCAGCAGGCACCGGCTCCGACGGTCCGGCCAGCCGGCGCGCCAGCCGGACCCCGGTCAGACCGAGCACGGCGGTGGCGACCGCTCTCCCCCGTCGGCCGCCGGCCACCAGCAGCGCCCAGG is from Blastococcus sp. HT6-4 and encodes:
- a CDS encoding multidrug effflux MFS transporter produces the protein MTATQDAGTPDAAVPATPATAPIPRPGAARTALTLGAFVAIGPLTIDMYLPALPAIGRDLMTTSATVQLTLTGTLIGLALGQLVIGPLSDAFGRRRPLLAGTALHVLASLLVLVAPNIAVLGGLRLLQGIGAASGAVIALAVVRDLYDGRAAATMLSRLFLVLGAAPVLAPTIGGEILRFTTWRGVFAFLAGYGVLMLVVGWATMRETLPPERRRSSGVRGTLRVYRGLLRDRTYVGLILVAGLTMAGLFSYVSGSTYVYQRQFGLDEQQFGLLFGAGAFWLIAATQLNPLLLRRWSPQQLLVAGTVAGALAGAALVVLAGTRTGGLPAVTGALWAVLFACGLALPNAPALALSRHGEAAGSAAALLGAVQFGVGALVSPVVGLLGNDAVAIGLVVVTALVLAIAVLAVVVRPWQLPVPEEAAAA